One Equus quagga isolate Etosha38 chromosome 5, UCLA_HA_Equagga_1.0, whole genome shotgun sequence genomic window carries:
- the PLA2G5 gene encoding phospholipase A2 group V isoform X1, protein MGASPDRHVMGCVFFSRSPEMKDLLTLAWFLACSVPAVPGSLLDLRSMIEKVTGKTALTNYGFYGCYCGWGGRGTPKDGTDWCCWVHDHCYGQLEEKGCHIRMQSYKYRFTRGLVTCELGPLCQVQLCACDRKLVYCLRRNLWSYNPHYQYFPNILCT, encoded by the exons ATGGGAGCATCTCCTGATAGACATGTTATgggatgtgttttcttttccagaagcCCAGAGATGAAGGACCTCCTCACGCTGGCTTGGTTCCTGGCTTGCA GTGTGCCTGCTGTGCCAGGGAGCTTGCTGGACCTGAGGTCAATGATTGAGAAAGTGACTGGAAAGACCGCCCTGACCAACTATGGCTTCTACGGCTGTTACTGTGGCTGGGGCGGTCGAGGCACCCCCAAAGATGGTACCGACTG GTGCTGTTGGGTGCATGACCATTGCTATGGGCAGCTGGAGGAGAAAGGCTGCCACATCCGGATGCAGTCCTACAAATACAGATTCACACGGGGCCTGGTCACCTGTG AGCTCGGCCCCTTGTGCCAGGTGCAGCTCTGTGCCTGTGACCGGAAGCTTGTCTACTGCCTGAGGAGGAACCTGTGGAGCTACAACCCTCATTACCAATACTTTCCCAACATCCTCTGCACCTAG
- the PLA2G5 gene encoding phospholipase A2 group V isoform X2 produces the protein MKDLLTLAWFLACSVPAVPGSLLDLRSMIEKVTGKTALTNYGFYGCYCGWGGRGTPKDGTDWCCWVHDHCYGQLEEKGCHIRMQSYKYRFTRGLVTCELGPLCQVQLCACDRKLVYCLRRNLWSYNPHYQYFPNILCT, from the exons ATGAAGGACCTCCTCACGCTGGCTTGGTTCCTGGCTTGCA GTGTGCCTGCTGTGCCAGGGAGCTTGCTGGACCTGAGGTCAATGATTGAGAAAGTGACTGGAAAGACCGCCCTGACCAACTATGGCTTCTACGGCTGTTACTGTGGCTGGGGCGGTCGAGGCACCCCCAAAGATGGTACCGACTG GTGCTGTTGGGTGCATGACCATTGCTATGGGCAGCTGGAGGAGAAAGGCTGCCACATCCGGATGCAGTCCTACAAATACAGATTCACACGGGGCCTGGTCACCTGTG AGCTCGGCCCCTTGTGCCAGGTGCAGCTCTGTGCCTGTGACCGGAAGCTTGTCTACTGCCTGAGGAGGAACCTGTGGAGCTACAACCCTCATTACCAATACTTTCCCAACATCCTCTGCACCTAG